A single Cherax quadricarinatus isolate ZL_2023a chromosome 4, ASM3850222v1, whole genome shotgun sequence DNA region contains:
- the Slimp gene encoding serine--tRNA synthetase-like protein Slimp, translating to MVYYIKILKTLGSVCQLQRTNILFYMKRGIFFSQSKKLPENTTLTAALYVPGNKATNVDGFLSPYLDFSQQFESLSDLEFNIRQRGLSINVRHIVSKWKEWKELEHQQQQLEEKREIIAKKIKTLKNKSGSKEMVSELKQCGKKIREQVKDLSAHIWDLEETAVIAALQLPNYLHHTTGLDNKQIFNLSDKPSFTYQPKDHVQLGESAGELVFLNNSPTAYYLKNGLAILELACSEYFLSRFKVLGYMHQSNPDFVKAIVVEGCGVQYVDRHKFNKVVSQEADLDKNSLHLVGGGSLAAFSACFAKQLLEKPEYLPQKLITVGRNYSPSNSKFPGLLGCRQSTVVDVFIVHECNPVQEMQLLDEILLTLIQSYIELGLHFKVIQYSAQHLDSHEAAAVGVHIFSVSTGKYHEVGRISLCSDYISKRLWTLCKSSGRPASFLSMIHVRTCHVARLLGLLMENQQQEDGTYNIPACLKSIMNIF from the coding sequence ATGGTTTATTATATTAAGATTTTAAAAACACTTGGCAGTGTCTGCCAGTTACAAAGGACTAACATTTTGTTTTATATGAAAAGGGGAATTTTCTTTTCACAAAGTAAGAAATTGCCAGAGAATACCACACTAACTGCTGCATTGTATGTGCCTGGGAATAAGGCAACTAATGTAGATGGATTTCTTTCACCCTATTTGGACTTTTCTCAACAGTTTGAAAGCCTGAGTGACCTAGAATTCAATATCAGACAACGTGGATTAAGTATAAATGTTAGACATATTGTGAGCAAATGGAAAGAGTGGAAGGAATtggaacatcaacaacaacaacttgaAGAGAAGAGGGAAATCATAGCTAAGAAAATAAAAACATTGAAAAATAAGTCAGGCAGTAAAGAGATGGTGAGTGAATTAAAACAGTGTGGGAAGAAGATTCGAGAACAGGTAAAAGACCTGTCTGCACACATATGGGATCTGGAAGAGACAGCAGTGATTGCAGCTCTACAGCTTCCAAATTATCTTCATCACACCACTGGCCTTGATAATAAACAAATTTTTAACTTGTCTGATAAGCCCTCTTTCACATATCAACCCAAGGACCATGTTCAGTTAGGAGAGAGTGCTGGAGAATTAGTGTTTTTGAATAATTCACCCACTGCTTATTATCTTAAAAATGGTTTGGCCATACTTGAACTTGCATGTAGTGAATATTTCTTATCAAGGTTTAAAGTTCTTGGGTATATGCATCAGTCAAATCCAGATTTTGTAAAAGCTATTGTTGTAGAGGGTTGTGGTGTTCAATATGTTGACAGACACAAGTTCAATAAAGTTGTTTCTCAGGAGGCAGACTTAGATAAAAATTCATTGCACCTTGTAGGAGGTGGATCTTTAGCAGCATTTTCTGCTTGTTTTGCAAAACAACTTTTAGAAAAACCAGAATATCTCCCACAAAAATTAATTACTGTTGGTCGTAATTATTCTCCATCCAATTCTAAGTTCCCAGGTCTACTTGGCTGCAGGCAGTCTACAGTTGTTGATGTTTTCATTGTTCATGAATGTAATCCAGTACAGGAAATGCAATTGTTAGATGAGATATTGCTTACATTGATACAGAGTTATATAGAACTTGGGCTTCATTTTAAAGTAATTCAGTATTCTGCCCAGCACCTAGACAGTCATGAGGCAGCTGCTGTTGGGGTTCATATATTTTCTGTAAGTACAGGAAAATACCACGAGGTTGGACGAATTTCTTTATGTAGTGATTATATCAGCAAAAGACTGTGGACTCTCTGTAAATCCAGTGGCAGGCCAGCAAGTTTTTTGTCCATGATACACGTTAGAACTTGTCATGTTGCTCGTCTGCTAGGCCTCTTAATGGAAAACCAGCAGCAGGAAGATGGTACTTATAATATTCCTGCATGTTTAAAGTCCATTATGAATATATTTTAG